From one Rosa rugosa chromosome 4, drRosRugo1.1, whole genome shotgun sequence genomic stretch:
- the LOC133743479 gene encoding uncharacterized protein LOC133743479: MEEDGGEAKTKAMLCEECKAKESKYKCPGCSIRSCSLPCVKAHKIRTSCTGKRSQTHFVTISQMDDNLLLSDYNLLEEVKRVADSAQRLRNKLCRYNSFRLPFHLKSLRGAAFSRRTKLLFLPTGMSKRDKNQTRYDTRKKCITWTIEWRFHSTDVVLIDHGVNENMNLSSVLEDHLQPGPWNHKLRQFCIEQLDCLKLFIRKRPKGTRSPFRELDLRVPIRQQLANLDILEYPVIYVFLPSHSIDFEVVKDVTRNVHKQELQNYGSNDPGAGGVPFREEEIEEDNSCPKVLDLKGHETSVSLPHISNNSRCEKGINNASDRSLSATLAAENGSHSSSKDKEQGLFEDMEFDFDQGLIDSYSDLIAEINPDDFLDLDGEGIERNLSGIRDFLLSDDDIEEGEILE, translated from the exons ATGGAGGAGGACGGAGGAGAAGCAAAGACAAAGGCAATGTTATGCGAAGAGTGCAAAGCCAAAGAATCCAAGTACAAATGTCCCGGTTGCTCCATACGCTCCTGCAGCCTCCCCTGCGTTAAAGCCCACAAGATTCGTACCTCTTGTACGGGCAAGAGAAGCCAAACCCACTTCGTAACCATCTCTCAGATGGACGATAATCTCCTCCTTTCTG ACTACAATCTGCTTGAGGAAGTGAAGAGGGTTGCTGATTCTGCTCAGAGATTGAGGAATAAGTTGTGCAGATACAATAGTTTTAGGCTGCCCTTTCATCTTAAGAGCCTACGCGGTGCTGCTTTCAGTCGCAGAACCAAACTCTTGTTTTTGCCTACTGGTATGTCAAAGAGGGACAAAAATCAGACCCGATATGACACAAG gaagaaatgCATCACATGGACCATTGAGTGGCGGTTTCATTCTACAGATGTTGTTCTAATTGACCATGG AGTAAATGAAAACATGAACCTATCCTCTGTTCTTGAAGACCATTTACAGCCTGGCCCATGGAATCATAAGCTGAGGCAATTCTGTATAGAGCAGCTGGATTGTCTCAAGCTTTTTATTCGTAAACGCCCAAAG GGCACCAGGTCACCTTTTCGTGAGTTAGATTTAAGAGTTCCAATCAGGCAGCAATTAGCCAACCTGGATATTTTGGAATACCCTGTCATCTATGTTTTTCTTCCTTCACACAGTATTGATTTTGAAGTCGTTAAAGATGTCACTCGTAATGTTCACAAACAAGAGCTTCAGAATTATGGAAGTAATGACCCAGGTGCAGGAGGTGTACCCTTTAGGGAGGAGGAAATAGAAGAGGACAACAGCTGCCCTAAGGTGTTAGATCTAAAGGGACATGAGACTTCAGTTTCCCTGCCTCATATTTCCAACAACAGCAGGTGTGAGAAAGGGATAAATAATGCATCAGATAGATCTTTGTCTGCAACACTAGCAGCAGAAAATGGTTCACATTCCAGCTCCAAGGATAAGGAACAAGGCCTTTTTGAAGACATGGAGTTTGATTTTGATCAAGGCTTAATAGACTCGTATTCAGATCTTATTGCTGAAATTAATCCTGATGATTTTCTTGATTTGGATGGTGAAGGGATAGAAAGAAATCTTTCAGGTATCAGGGATTTCTTATTATCAGATGATGATATAGAGGAAGGGGAAATATTAGAATGA
- the LOC133742605 gene encoding 12-oxophytodienoate reductase 2-like isoform X1, which translates to MANQAPTLPLLTPYKLGKFDLSHRVVLAPLTRQRSYGYVPQPPAILYYSQRASKGGLLITEATGVSDTAQGYPDTPGIWTKEQVEAWKPIVNAVHAKGGVFFCQIWHVGRVSNSDFQPDEQAPISSTDKSITPQKGSNGIDVMQFTPPRRLRTDEIPQIVNDFRLAARNAMEAGFDGIEIHGAHGYLIDQFLKDQVNDRTDQYGGSLEKRCRFALDIVEAVVNEIGADKVGIRLSPFADYMESGDSNPMELGLYLVNSLNKYGILYCHMIEPRMKTLGEKIECPHSLVPMRKAFNGTFIAAGGFDRNDGNNVVAEGGADLIAFGRWFLANPDLPKRFELNAPLNKYIRDTFYISDPVLGYTDYPFLDSTA; encoded by the exons ATGGCTAACCAAGCTCCCACACTTCCTCTTCTTACTCCTTACAAGTTGGGAAAGTTTGATCTATCTCACAG AGTTGTTTTAGCGCCATTGACCAGACAGAGATCATATGGATATGTTCCCCAGCCACCTGCCATCTTATATTACTCTCAGAGAGCATCCAAAGGGGGTCTTCTCATAACTGAAGCCACTGGAGTTTCTGACACAGCACAAGG GTATCCAGATACTCCTGGTATATGGACAAAGGAGCAAGTTGAAGCATGGAAACCCATTGTCAATGCTGTACATGCTAAAGGGGGTGTCTTCTTTTGTCAGATTTGGCATGTGGGGAGGGTTTCAAATAGTG ACTTTCAGCCAGATGAGCAAGCTCCAATCTCTTCTACTGACAAGTCCATAACCCCCCAAAAAGGATCTAATGGTATTGATGTTATGCAATTCACACCTCCAAGACGATTAAGGACAGATGAAATTCCTCAAATTGTCAATGATTTCAGACTTGCTGCAAGGAATGCTATGGAAGCTG GCTTTGATGGGATTGAAATTCATGGTGCCCATGGATACCTTATCGATCAGTTTTTAAAAGATCAAGTAAATGATCGAACAGACCAATATGGTGGATCTCTAGAAAAGCGTTGCCGATTTGCACTAGACATTGTTGAAGCTGTTGTCAACGAGATTGGAGCAGATAAAGTTGGAATTAGATTATCTCCATTTGCTGACTATATGGAATCCGGAGATTCTAATCCAATGGAATTGGGCCTTTATCTAGTCAATTCCTTGAACAAATATGGAATCCTGTACTGCCACATGATTGAGCCAAGAATGAAGACACTTGGAGAAAAAATTGAATGTCCCCACAGTCTTGTACCCATGAGAAAGGCTTTTAATGGTACCTTCATTGCTGCTGGTGGTTTTGACAGGAACGATGGGAATAATGTTGTGGCTGAGGGCGGTGCAGATCTTATCGCTTTTGGTCGTTGGTTCTTGGCTAATCCAGATTTGCCAAAGAGATTTGAGCTTAATGCTCCGTTAAATAAGTACATTAGAGATACATTCTACATATCTGATCCGGTTCTTGGTTACACTGATTATCCATTTCTTGACAGCACTGCTTGA
- the LOC133742605 gene encoding 12-oxophytodienoate reductase 2-like isoform X2: protein MANQTSTLPLLTPYKLGKFDLSHRVVLAPLTRQRSYGYVPQPPAILYYSQRASKGGLLITEATGVSDTAQGYPDTPGIWTKEQVEAWKPIVNAVHAKGGVFFCQIWHVGRVSNSDFQPDEQAPISSTDKSITPQKGSNGIDVMQFTPPRRLRTDEIPQIVNDFRLAARNAMEAGFDGIEIHGAHGYLIDQFLKDQVNDRTDQYGGSLEKRCRFALDIVEAVVNEIGADKVGIRLSPFADYMESGDSNPMELGLYLVNSLNKYGILYCHMIEPRMKTLGEKIECPHSLVPMRKAFNGTFIAAGGFDRNDGNNVVAEGGADLIAFGRWFLANPDLPKRFELNAPLNKYIRDTFYISDPVLGYTDYPFLDSTA, encoded by the exons AGTTGTTTTAGCGCCATTGACCAGACAGAGATCATATGGATATGTTCCCCAGCCACCTGCCATCTTATATTACTCTCAGAGAGCATCCAAAGGGGGTCTTCTCATAACTGAAGCCACTGGAGTTTCTGACACAGCACAAGG GTATCCAGATACTCCTGGTATATGGACAAAGGAGCAAGTTGAAGCATGGAAACCCATTGTCAATGCTGTACATGCTAAAGGGGGTGTCTTCTTTTGTCAGATTTGGCATGTGGGGAGGGTTTCAAATAGTG ACTTTCAGCCAGATGAGCAAGCTCCAATCTCTTCTACTGACAAGTCCATAACCCCCCAAAAAGGATCTAATGGTATTGATGTTATGCAATTCACACCTCCAAGACGATTAAGGACAGATGAAATTCCTCAAATTGTCAATGATTTCAGACTTGCTGCAAGGAATGCTATGGAAGCTG GCTTTGATGGGATTGAAATTCATGGTGCCCATGGATACCTTATCGATCAGTTTTTAAAAGATCAAGTAAATGATCGAACAGACCAATATGGTGGATCTCTAGAAAAGCGTTGCCGATTTGCACTAGACATTGTTGAAGCTGTTGTCAACGAGATTGGAGCAGATAAAGTTGGAATTAGATTATCTCCATTTGCTGACTATATGGAATCCGGAGATTCTAATCCAATGGAATTGGGCCTTTATCTAGTCAATTCCTTGAACAAATATGGAATCCTGTACTGCCACATGATTGAGCCAAGAATGAAGACACTTGGAGAAAAAATTGAATGTCCCCACAGTCTTGTACCCATGAGAAAGGCTTTTAATGGTACCTTCATTGCTGCTGGTGGTTTTGACAGGAACGATGGGAATAATGTTGTGGCTGAGGGCGGTGCAGATCTTATCGCTTTTGGTCGTTGGTTCTTGGCTAATCCAGATTTGCCAAAGAGATTTGAGCTTAATGCTCCGTTAAATAAGTACATTAGAGATACATTCTACATATCTGATCCGGTTCTTGGTTACACTGATTATCCATTTCTTGACAGCACTGCTTGA
- the LOC133742606 gene encoding 12-oxophytodienoate reductase 2-like, with the protein MANQAPTLPLLTPYKMGKFDLSHRVVLAPLTRQRSYGNVPQPHAILYYSQRTSKGGLLITEATGVSDTAQGYPDTPGIWTKEQVEAWKPIVNAVHAKGGIFFCQIVHVGRVSNTGFQPNGQVPISSTDKPLTPQIRSNGIDVAQFTPPRRLRTDEIAQIVNDFRLAARNAMEAGFDGVEIHGAHGYLIDQFLKDQVNDRTDQYGGSLEKRCRFALDIVEAVVNEIGADKVGIRLSPFADYMESGDSNPKELGLYLVNSLNKYRILYCHIVEPRMKTLGEKSECPYSLVPMRKAFNGTFIAAGGFDRKDGNNAVAEGRADLIAFGRWFLANPDLPKRFELNAPLNKYNRDTFYISDPVLGYTDYPFLDSTS; encoded by the exons ATGGCTAACCAAGCTCCCACACTTCCTCTTCTTACTCCTTACAAAATGGGAAAGTTTGATCTTTCTCACAG AGTTGTTTTAGCGCCATTGACTAGACAGCGATCATATGGAAATGTTCCCCAGCCACATGCCATCTTATATTACTCTCAGAGAACATCTAAAGGAGGTCTTCTCATAACTGAAGCCACTGGAGTTTCTGACACAGCACAAGG GTATCCAGATACTCCTGGTATATGGACAAAGGAGCAAGTTGAAGCATGGAAACCCATTGTCAATGCTGTACATGCTAAAGGGGGTATCTTCTTCTGTCAGATTGTGCATGTGGGGAGGGTTTCAAATACTG GCTTTCAGCCAAATGGGCAGGTTCCCATCTCTTCTACTGACAAGCCCCTAACCCCCCAAATACGATCTAATGGCATTGATGTTGCGCAATTCACACCTCCAAGACGATTAAGGACAGATGAAATTGCTCAAATTGTCAATGATTTTAGACTTGCTGCAAGGAATGCTATGGAAGCTG GCTTTGATGGGGTTGAAATTCATGGCGCCCATGGCTACCTTATCGATCAGTTTTTAAAAGATCAAGTAAATGATCGAACAGACCAATATGGTGGATCTCTAGAAAAGCGTTGCCGATTTGCACTAGACATTGTTGAAGCTGTTGTCAATGAGATAGGAGCAGATAAAGTTGGAATTAGATTATCTCCATTTGCTGACTATATGGAATCCGGAGATTCTAATCCAAAGGAATTGGGCCTTTATCTAGTCAATTCCTTAAACAAATATCGAATCCTGTACTGCCACATCGTTGAGCCAAGAATGAAGACACTTGGAGAAAAAAGTGAATGTCCCTACAGTCTCGTACCCATGAGAAAGGCTTTCAATGGTACCTTCATTGCTGCTGGTGGTTTTGACAGGAAAGATGGGAACAATGCTGTGGCTGAGGGCCGTGCAGATCTTATCGCTTTTGGTCGTTGGTTCTTGGCTAATCCAGATTTGCCAAAGAGATTTGAGCTTAATGCTCCTCTAAATAAGTACAACAGAGATACATTCTACATATCTGATCCGGTTCTTGGTTACACTGATTATCCATTTCTTGACAGCACTTCTTGA